The DNA segment TCAGGACCATTCGAAGTTGGATTCTAGCACAATTACAGAAACAATAAAGTCGTTGGTAGAGGAGGCTGGCCCCTCTATAAAAAGGTGAAATTAGTTATTGTGAAAGTACAGTCGAAATTCAATTATGCTATCATTTATCGCAAAACATGGTTGGTAAAGCAAAAGtcgatgaaatttttttttggagatTGGAAAGAATTGTACGAAACTTTGTCCATATAGTGTGAGATCATGTGTCACAAGGAGTCATCAGCTACtgttcattttaaaattatgccTGCATATCAGGGCGATGACTTGGTTACTAATATCTATGTATTACATTGAGTCTTTTGGGGTTATTACCCTTACATTAGAGCATTCAAACATTGCAAATCAATTGTTCAGATAGATGAGATTcatttatatgaaaaatataaggGTTGTTTATTGGTTACAGTTAATAATATCGTGTTTATTGCATTTGTAATTATAGAGTAAAAATATTCTGATGCGTGACACTTTTTTCTTAGTAATTTGcgacaatatatacatatggtGACTCAGGATAATGTGGTACTTATCTCTGACTGATACGAATTCATCAGTTCAGCTATTGTTTGGAGCAATGGAACTTAGTCGCCTCTCAAAATTTTTCACATGTTTTATATTAAGCATATAGAGCCAAACTTCTTAAAAAGTTCAACGCATCATACTTGtaaaaattatatctaaatAACTCTAATATcactataataaattaattaacaaaatttaaactaactaattatataactaaaaatattaaaaactatatgaatAACTCTAATATCACTATaataaataacttattcaaaaaattttaaatttagtgtTAATAACcattaattaactaaataatttatttacattaaatttaattgtttcTTAACAGCACACGTACATAGACCANNNNNNNNNNNNNNNNNNNNNNNNNNNNNNNNNNNNNNNNNNNNNNNNNNNNNNNNNNNNNNNNNNNNNNNNNNNNNNNNNNNNNNNNNNNNNNNNNNNNNNNNNNNNNNNNNNNNNNNNNNNNNNNNNNNNNNNNNNNNNNNNAAGCACagatataattaataatgtGAAGTTTTCGACGatcaactttttttattttgagccTTCTAAGTATtatcaaaaattttgaattgacGATAGAAATGACTTGATGGTTTGAAACTTATGAACACctgaagaagagaggagagaatTGTGTTGTGTGGGTGCGGTTTCTGGTGAAAGAGATGagtgaaagagagagagaaagagtgcCGAAGAATATATCACGGGGTGGAAGTGGAGGCAACTGCATGAACAATACGTAAAATGTGGTATACAAATCGGTCGAATCGTCTGATTACCTCTCTCCCAAATTGgattatatctaattttttttatatgacatTACAGTTGCATCAAATACTTTACTCCTCAATAATGCTATAATACATCAATGTTActcctattttaaaattaaaaagtgtgTCTTAAAGATCTaggggagaaaaaaaaagatattttagagaagagagaaaagagaaattaaGCCAGGGATTAGTGGCTTAtcacatttttataattttatttttaattaaaatgttATGTATAGAAAAAGTagaagataataaataataatatcataatttattagaaataaaaaatactttaaatttatattttataaaatttttcaatttaaaatcttaaaaataaaagttttgaGAGTTTTGTAGAATTAATAGGGACTTCTAAACTCTCAttcattgaaaaataaaattcgtAAATAAGATTTaatctttcaaaatcaaactcatAAACATACTTgtaaaagaaattcaaattttggaaagttATTATTTGAGTGTGACTCTACTACTTTTTGGTACGAAGAAACTGTACATGAATAACTTGATTCTCAATTGGAGGAAAGAAGTGTACTCActtacaaataatttttttcaattttttccgTCAATATTgttaaatgtttttttattgtataaaatattttttttacatattttcttctaattttatttaaagatgaGAAATTATTTTCGACAACataaattaagagaaaaacttaaataatttttctttcgtAAGAGTCAATTTAACTTTTGATACGGTCATTATACCTATGAAGCTCGGCATCACACGTCACACCTCGTCGTCATAACTCGGCAATATACGTTACAAATACTGCCTTCATGAGTAATAACTCGGCAAAACTGACGTTATAGACCAAAACCGCCGAATAAAAGGCAACATAATGATCGGATACGTTATTGATCCTCACCAAGACAGACGTTGAGGAAAAACTGTTATTGATAAAGAACCGATCTTATAAAAGCaaggtaaaaaaatatttttcagacACTTCTTACTTGAATCTCATACtgacttaagcattggagtgtctttgcaggtacactcccccTTCATTGTCCACACTTCCGCGAATTGAAAGGAAAAGCTCGGGATTGACGAGCTAAGTAGTGCAGCGCGAGTTGAAAGGAAAAGCTCGGAATTGACGAGTTAAGTAGTGCAGCCTCCTGAGGAGATAGCTCGGAAGACGTTCCATACGAGGAGCCGACCTATTCTACAGGCAAGAAcaattggcgcccaccgtggggccgaagagataattttttctcttttggtcTCGATTCCTCCGTCTGTACCAATGGCTGACGCGCTGCCTCCTACCCCATCCGGACTTCTCCGGATGGTGATTGAGCTGCAACAAGCAAATCAATGTATGGCAGAAGAAAACCAGAGAATGGCCGCCCAGATCACCGAGTTGAACAATGGCCGAATTGAGAATAACAACACTCGTCAACCTCAACCAAAAGATGCCGAACATCATTCAAACCCCACTCATGTAATAATTCGGCATAATTCGGCCGTTACAAATCCGATGTCATAATTCGGCATTATATACAATAACACGACATTATGCACCATAACTCGACACTTTACGTTATAATTCGGCGTTATACGTTACAATAAGACATTATCACTTGTTAAAACCTATTAATTGCTCTTTAATTCAGATGATCAATAGAAACGTAACCGACCTATTTTATCTCACCTATAAAGGTATGATATTTTATCTTCAAAGGATACATTGAATTCTCAATACTGACTTAATcttcggagtgcctttgcaggtacatTCCCCCTTGTTCCTTGCTCACATTCTGCATAATTGGATATCTTCTTGGAAAAAAGCTCGAACTTCTATAAAAGCTCAAAGGTCAACACCGAAAATAACAACTCGGCGTCGACTCCCAGAGATCGAGTTCTCCCTTCAGGTATCCATACAAGAACAGAATGTATTTGGCTATTTTGAATATTTTCAGAATGAGGAGGAAATAAAGTTATTTCATGACTGATGGAATCTTAACAATTTTCATGAATTATAGCTActaataatcataatataatTTAGAGAGAGTGAGAAAGTgtgtttgtaaattttttattttttctatgaccccaaaattattttttgtataagtCAGACGAACTAAGAACTATTGATTAAGTATGATAAGTATAGGAAAAAtgtataaatacaaaaaataaaaagaaaaaacaaatatttacaatTCAATAAATCGAATCACAATTTTTAAActctttgaatttttattttaaataatatcttGCAACCCGAAGAGGAATATGCTCACACGTTCATGCATCTTTCAAACATATCCTTGTACAATAATCTTTCTGTGCAACACCGTATgatgtttaattattattatttttttcctcaaaatttttgtgtaaaatgtctttagtatatttttttaaatcgtTTCCAATTTTAATTCTTACACCTAAGTtacacatataaaaaaaataaataattatttcatggtgagaaataaaatagatattataAATGGGATCTTATGTTCAATTACTTTTGCCCATTAAAAGGTTACAAACttagaattatttaataatattggATAAATTTTAGGTCCGATCCATGCCACTTTGCTTTATATTGAATctgctaatttattttttgaaaaatgagaaCTACATTTCATAACTATAACTTTCTTCTATAAGCTCCTCTATTTGGTCAAAATCTTAGAGTCCCATATGTTGCATGCATGGAAATATTTATAAGCAACTCCCCGaattttgaaatatatatatgttgttagTTACCCTTAACTATTTTTAACTTTTCagataagcctttttcatattCAAAGTTTTGGAAATAGATGAAGCGCATTCACTTCTAGattcataaatattaaatacgTTCAAAATTAGTTATGTATTCTGTTATTTGATAAACGGTAatgttaaaaaaagaatttatttaaaatgattttatttaataatttaaatttataatcttatttatataatatctaatattacttatttatgttagtaataataattgtcttCCAAATATTTTGTTGCATAAAATGCCATATAATGTGTTACATACAAAAATTACAAGAATATGAGAGTTAGGAGCTTTTTGCAAATATGTAAAAAGAACTTTTTTTCTCTTgcattataaataattttttttaggtgaataaaaataataacaggCGTATTATTGTAAATCATCTTATATTCCTATAACTATAAatctatattttaccacttttactattattctaaaataaaaaatagacatAAATATGTCAAATCAGTACGCATTTAAAAAAatgggaaaaagaaagaaaacataaaaaataaacttttaggGATGGTTAAGCTCTCATCCATGTGTGCTAACTCATATTGGTATGCTAAATCAACTTTAACACAATCGAAGTGTATCACTAAAGTTTCAATTAGTATCTCACTTCATTAAACTTCTGTGATACTCCAATTCATTTGggaacttttaaaattattccaTTATATTAAGCTATTTTCTAATTTAGAAAATGAATATCATTCGAGAAGAGAAATTATGTCAAAGAATATTTCTTGACTTAACTATATTCTTCTTCTAGCTAGTAGGTATGACAACTTTCTTTGACTTAAATTATTctacataattaaattaatttctttttataacaaatataataaatattagaaaactagtaaaatttattatttttagcagtatttaattattaatatttaaaaatgcaGACTAAAAATATATTGCTAGATTATATTACTagactaataattaaatttatggttaaaaatattgataaaaaataataaatttttttatcattattgagCATTATTTctcaataaataattaaaaacattttaagtatattattatttcaagtattttaatgtttttagttattagttttaattatgtatatattttatgatcgaaattaatgactaaaaataataaaatatttaaaactatgATATACTTGAAATTcttcgaaaataatttatttgttaagttaatttaatgtatttaaGAGCATAAGTAATTACACACTAACCACTTCTCAAGTCACATCTTGGAGGTAACAAGGTATAGTGCAGTAATAGAATATCTAGTTCTTGTCCACATCTTGGTAGAAATTTGATTAGCCACAACAACAACCAAATCCAATATATATAGGATTATAGGCGCAAAATCAAACCTCAGTTTTATCCATGAAGGGTTTGTAGAAAAGGCTTAAAGGCTTATTTCATAACAAACATATATACCATTCACCCTCCCCCATCATTAAAAGTTTGAAAATTTATACCAACATGAAGGCgataagaaagaaacaaaaaacaaataaatacatATGATAAGATAATGTCATAATAATTAAGAGAATGACattttatatgtaatttttttagatattgagTCTATTTATTTTCTAGGTAAATatgaataacaataaaaatcaatcaATAATAAACCAACATCAATATTTGATGTGTAGGTTTTAGATTTTAAGGGTGTAAcacttctaaaaaaatattggttaattattagttgatttttattattcctaTAATAAAATAGTCATTTCTTCCATGCattattaaatgaaaaagatatataaagTTTACATACATGAGTCAATTCTATAATTTaagattaaaatataattaattgttatttttatttattatttattatattttatttaaaaagtttaagtgAGTTTAAAAGGttaatttttcttatataaaaaaatgttggtgtttttgttaaaaatagaattattttgagaatgaattttttcaatttttttaacaattaaatgagtaaaatataatcttttatcattaattttataagtaagacaaaaaatacaaaaaaaattaaaaaattagagatcaaactttactcttttaattataaaaaaaattaaaaaatatattttcaattattttatataattataagtcgataaattttgtaaataaaaaatcaacacATAAAATATGTATTGAACATATATCAATATTTTAGCAACACACAGGATGTGCATTAAACATTTGTCAAGCTGCACAACACACCTTCTCTGTATtgtattctatattttttacatatctataatattataatatattttaaatattaatatttagcCAAAATATCATTTCCATatctatattaaaataatttttagagttCAGAATTTAGTACGAATTAATTTTCAAGACTAGAGAAGAGAATgtgctttctctttctttctctctcaataAAAAAGTGGTCgtacttattttatttgaacATATACGATAGCTATTTggatatagaaaagaaaataaaaaaaaagaaaataagaagaaaaaaaatgagtgaaaagaaaatagaaagaaaaatagagttatttgtatgttgtttggattaagagaaaatagatgaaaaaaaaatagagagaaattttttttttgtttggatgaaaaaaattagaagaaagaaaattataataatataaaattacactaatatccttatatatattatatgtaaattataatttattaatgataAGAAATAAATGtgtaattttattcatattggctttatttctcttcattttcttctcatttgtggatagaaaataatttagTGGGTctcacatttttttctttcctcgctattttttcttttcattcaaacaactaaaaatttactttttcattcattttcttttctcctatttttttccttcaaaattTCTCAATCCAAACAATGtgtaaatgataaaaaaaaagatNNNNNNNNNNNNNNNNNNNNNNNNNNNNNNNNNNNNNNNNNNNNNNNNNNNNNNNNNNNNNNNNNNNNNNNNNNNNNNNNNNNNNNNNNNNNNNNNNNNNNNNNNNNNNNNNNNNNNNNNNNNNNNNNNNNNNNNNNNNNNNNNNNNNNNNNNNNNNNNNNNNNNNNNNNNNNNNNNNNNNNNNNNNNNNNNNNNNNNNNNNNNNNNNNNNNNNNNNNNNNNNNNNNNNNNNNNNNNNNNNAAGaatattgtttatttatatttttttatattttatattttaatatatattttatactaataactggtaattgatttttaatatacaaatatgaTAGTcgattttttgttatttaaaataagaaaaaggctAAGAACAGGAAGGAAGGATGGAACCAAATTTTCAATCTTTCATAATCATGAGTGCAAATACTGCCTAATGAACTAACTATTAACTAACCCACCcactttataattaaaaaataataataatgaaaactaaGCAAGCCTCTTTAAACTAAGGGTCTGAAAAGAAGTATAAAATGTTGTCGAAACTCACATCCCACAATTTTCCCTTTCCGCATCCCCACACACTCAATTGTCTTCCCGCCGACCGTACTCCCCCGTCTCTCTAAcattcctttttttctttttttttttgttaagtagGAAAAAGTCTGAATTACCCTCTTTCACAAACAAGATGAAcagaaacaaagaaaagtaGCTTCTTTTAAGAGACAACAAAATACAGAGGCTAGCCTGCCTCTGTTTTCATATTCTGCTTTTTCAATGGCAAAGTCAAAGAACAATGCGAAGAAGTTGTGTTACATCTCAGTTCCTTCTCAGATTATAAACTCAATATCATCTTCTTCGTTGCAATCCCTTATTGATTCCCCCAAGAAATCCTcaagaaacaacaacaacagattcttcctcttcttcttctctttctccagCATAGGTTCAACATTCTGCAGAAGACCAAGGCTATTGTTTCTCACTCTCTTCCTTATTAGTCTCATTAGCATGTTCAAGTTCGGCTTCACCCCGTTTTCAACATATCCATGTCccttaacaacaacaacatcatcaCAAAAATCACACCTCTCACTCCAGAGtcttcatccaaattcaaactTTGGTGTTATCTTGCAGAGacgggaagaagaagaagcacaagcgCAAGTGCCTattggtgatggtgatggtggtgaGTTTTGGAAGCAACCGGATGGGTTGGGATACAAGCCATGTTTGAGTTTCTCAAGAGATTATAGAAGAGCGAGTGAAGGGATTATGAGGAACAGACGAAAGTATCTTATGGTGGTGGTTTCTGGTGGAATGAATCAACAGAGGAACCAGATTGTTGATGCTGTTGTTATTGCTAGGATTCTGGGTGCTGCTTTGGTTGTTCCCATTTTGCAAGTTAATGTGATTTGGGGTGATGAAAGGTATCTATCTACATAGGAAtgaattattgattaaatattgTCCCTGTTATAGCATTTATTTTGACCATTGATGCGCAGTGAATTCGGTGATATATTTGATTTGGAGCACTTCAAGAGCGTGCTCTCCGACGACGTGAGAGTGGTTTCGGCGCTGCCGTCGACACATTTGATGACGAGGCCGGTGGAAGGAAGCCCTCCGCCTCATGTTACTCCCACTTGGATCCGTGCCAGATATCACAGAAAGGTAAACACTCTTTTGCTCTCTTTTACTTGTTTACCACACCATACGCCTGTTAATTTgcctttaatttattattattattattttttatctttctaaGAAAGAATAAGTGTGTTTGTCGAACAAGAGTTTTATGGGTAtagcatttttttaaaaataaatttcatttaattttatctttaacatttatattttattcaattttgttcTTAATATTTTTGATTTATATCAAagttatttttgaatattttcaaAGATGGAATTAATGTTCAGGCATAATTTGACATAAATCAAACATGTTAGAgacaaaattgaataaaattaaatattaagcatattttttttaaaaattactgaTAAAAATCATACTTTATTATTTTCCTGTACTGAATAAATATATTCTTGTAATATATTCAGCTCACCAGAGAAGGTGTTCTGCTTTTACGTGGCTTGGATTCAAGACTTGCCAAGGATCTTCCTCCAGATCTTCAGAAACTTAGGTGCAAGGTATAgtaaaatcttttcttttcttttctaaatttctgaatatggaagagtaaaactttttttaaaagaagaaataaaattgtcCAGGTTGCTTTTCATGCATTGAGGTTTGCGAAGGCAGTTGAGGAGATCGGCGAGAAGATTGCAGAGCGAATGGCGAGCAAGGGGCCATACCTTGCTCTTCATCTCCGGATGGAAAAGGATGTCTGGGTGAGGACTGGATGCCTTCCTGGATTGGCTCCTGAGTTTGATGAAATTGTAAACAACGAGAGGATACAGCGGCCGGAGCTCTTGACTGCCAAATCAAACATGACTTACCATGAAAGGAAGATGGCTGGCCTTTGTCCCTTGAATGCCATGGAAGTTACCAGGTACATAGTTGGATGATAGTACTAAGTAAAAGTTCAATTCAGTATATGAAATTTTAAGGTATTATTTCGTTTTAGTCccttaaaatttaaagtatcaatttagttttgaaattattttagtCTGTAAAGTCATATTTGTTAgtcgtgtacactaaaattaactactaatcAACATGTGTTTATAAATACATGGTGACTGATTTTTAGTGTACATGTACTGAGAAATTATAACTTGAGTAATCAAACTGATTTTCTACTGCAtattttcattttgatttttagGCTGCTGAAGGGTCTAGGAGCTCCAAGAAATGCTAGAATTTATTGGGCTGGAGGAGAACCATTGGGTGGAAAAGAAGCATTGCTTCCATTAATCCAAGAGTTTCCTCATTTTTACAACAAGGAAGATCTTGCTAATCCGGCAGAACTAGAACCATTTGCAAACAAAGCTTCTCTCATGGCTGCAATTGATTACATAGTTTCTGAGAAGAGTGATGTTTTCATGCCTTCTCATGGAGGAAATATGGGGCACGCAATTCAGGTATGCTTTTTATCAAGCTAGGCTTTGAAattgttacattttttttagaACTTGAAATCAGGAAAAGTACATCTCACAATTTGAAACAAATTTCTCTCTAGGAAACATGAACACTATTTTTAGTAAATTCTTGAAGAAATTCTATTAGTCTTTCAACAATCAATGCTTGAAGACAAAcgtgattgaatgactgtgtaAAATGCATGTTATTATTACCAGGGTCACCGAGCATATGCAGGACACAAGAAATACATAACACCAAACAAAAGACACATGTTACCATATTTTCTTAATTCTTCCCTCTCTGAAGAAGAGTTCAATAGAATCATGAAGGAATTGCACCAAGATTCATTAGGGCAACCAGAGCTGAGGACTATAAAAGCTGGTAGGGATGTAACCAAGTACCCTATCCCAGAGTGTATGTGCAATAATGACTCCCATTAGCACCAAAGAGCCTATCCTATCAACAATGGAAGTGAAACCCATTAGATCGGCGGTCCGGTCCAGTCCGGTCCGGTTCAAGGTTTATAACACTGAAGAAGTGGGTTAGCAGAATGTTTTTGAATTCCTgaaaattttacactaaaaactTATCTTGGAATGATTTTTCAATATAAGACCTTCAGGAATGTGAAAGCATTTCACTAACTATATGTCGCCGAGGAAACTGCTATAGTATTCAAAACAAACACTTGTTTTGAATACTATGTGCCATTTTCAAGCACACCTCTACTTGCAGGTGTATTCACATTATTATCCCTTAAATATGCTAAATTTGTATGTGAGGCAAAGTAGATTATTGTTATGGTCGAAAATTTTTTACATCTTCTTGAAACATATTTAATACATCTTCTAACAATTACAATaactcatttttattattataaatgaaAAATGAGTAATTGTGATTGTTTTTTGAGTAAGCATTAAATGAGTGTGGGATGTATGTAAAATTTTTCGGTCATATTAACTTAATAATACACAACACATATCAttctttgattttgttttaatttcttaaaaagaGATTGTATAGGATACATCTCCTCCTCTATGTAATTCTTTGAACTACTCCTACATAATGAGATTTGTATAAATTATATAGTTTTTATATTCTTACCATTTTATCTTAACACCCACTTAAGGCAATCACTAGAAGAAGCACATTATGAACTTGAATTATTGATGTTGGTATGAAATGTTGTGAATATTTTGATGAAAACTTAACACAAAGCTGACATGTACAGTACAGCTTGTTTTGTTGCCTTTATGAGTAAAGTGTTTCACTTAATTAATATACACTAAAGCTGCTTCATGTTAGTACATACTACTAGCAATAGAAAGTTACACAGGACCACTTCAATTGCCAATGTATTACATTGTTTAAAGTTTTGGCGTCATATTTTTCTTCTGCCACATTGTTATGCTGAGTTGTAATCTTCACTTCAGTGAATACTGCCAATTATTCAGAGCACATACTCAAACATTGCCtaactttttattagaaaaatccACCCAATTAACCCAAACTTTATTTATTAGCAAATAATACCCTTTATATTTTAGAATCATAGTAGTGCACTGCAATTGCTCTCTATATATTTGTTATATTCAATTAGATGTGTCCCTTGCAGCAAAATATAAAATCCTCATTGTCTTTCAATGTTTTGGATTAGAATCTAGAATCAAATTGACTAGGTTTAAGGTTACTGAACAATCCATTTTAGCTAAAAAAATGATAGTTGCACAATTTTTTAGTTacgcattttattttttaaggggaaaaaaacaaattttaatgtTTACATCTATGTGAAaaattgtctttttctttattaaaaatgtGTATAAAAAGTTAGGTAGACAATAACTTCtgtaaacaatgtgaacaatgaaTTCTAAAATTGACCCAATAAAGTAAAACACACTCTATTCCTAAATTACCTCCTAAACCCTAAcattagaataaccatccatACACATAGTGAAATGAACATCCAACCATTGTTAACTGTGCATgagtaaatcaaataaaaaagaataaccaTCCAACTAAGAATAATCAATATAGTCATCTGTATACCTATTGAATTAAACATCCGATATATcaattgttcacattgtttagtatTCTCATTGTCTCTCtatatttttccaaaaaaaaaatagtataaatatggcttttttttaaagaaattctAAAACTAGTTTCatcaaaattttgattattttataaaattataaaaaatgtagATATTTGTACAtagaaaaaagaatgaaaaaaaacacACCCTTAAATGCAATTTAGAATgaaaacttttaattttcttcatGGGGTATGATTTGGGCTCTATTTAAAACCATCCTCCTATAAACAAGGACATGTGATTAGCTTTAAAATCCTCATACAATTAAAACAAGTCAAACAACATTAGGGCCTACTCAGATTTTGGATTTTCTACTTGTCAACTTTTTTCTGCCAGCATCATCTATAATTGGTTAAGTTTGAAAGCAGTGAAGCTGCCGTGTGTAATAATGGTACCTTCTTAAatgattttgaatgatttcGTTTTAACAGCATGTGCTTGCAGctcttaaaaacaaaaacacatgAAAACTATAAATTATTCACTGCGATTTTGCTGCTCTGCATGCATTCACCAATCAGCATTTGGATGAATACAATGTTATAGTCCTATAAATTTTGTATGATTATCATAAATACCTTGTTCAAGTTTCAAAATTTGTATAGACCAATTGCTAAAGGGTAATGCTAGGAAGAGAAGAGCTTAAGAtatcttatttaacatactatttataattatatatttgttatattttgtcataaaattatttttttaattctcccAAAAATTTGGTCGAATTTTTTTAGGCtctcttgctttttttttaattaattttatgttaaatttattttttttgaattagtaaaaatcgaattctaaaatttaagttttatatagaaattttaatattatgttctaaaattatatcttctaaaaatttaaattgatatgaGAAGatacataaatgattatatttttaatatatctaattttatcCAATTATTTAGCGATAATTAAGAAAcgcaaaataaaataactt comes from the Arachis duranensis cultivar V14167 chromosome 7, aradu.V14167.gnm2.J7QH, whole genome shotgun sequence genome and includes:
- the LOC107458923 gene encoding O-fucosyltransferase 20, with the protein product MAKSKNNAKKLCYISVPSQIINSISSSSLQSLIDSPKKSSRNNNNRFFLFFFSFSSIGSTFCRRPRLLFLTLFLISLISMFKFGFTPFSTYPCPLTTTTSSQKSHLSLQSLHPNSNFGVILQRREEEEAQAQVPIGDGDGGEFWKQPDGLGYKPCLSFSRDYRRASEGIMRNRRKYLMVVVSGGMNQQRNQIVDAVVIARILGAALVVPILQVNVIWGDESEFGDIFDLEHFKSVLSDDVRVVSALPSTHLMTRPVEGSPPPHVTPTWIRARYHRKLTREGVLLLRGLDSRLAKDLPPDLQKLRCKVAFHALRFAKAVEEIGEKIAERMASKGPYLALHLRMEKDVWVRTGCLPGLAPEFDEIVNNERIQRPELLTAKSNMTYHERKMAGLCPLNAMEVTRLLKGLGAPRNARIYWAGGEPLGGKEALLPLIQEFPHFYNKEDLANPAELEPFANKASLMAAIDYIVSEKSDVFMPSHGGNMGHAIQGHRAYAGHKKYITPNKRHMLPYFLNSSLSEEEFNRIMKELHQDSLGQPELRTIKAGRDVTKYPIPECMCNNDSH